In the genome of Gammaproteobacteria bacterium, one region contains:
- a CDS encoding FIST C-terminal domain-containing protein, whose amino-acid sequence MDAFPLAYTTGTDAPELARALLAGLGTVPPGANLGFLYATDALAPQLGPLTRLLRDATGIEHWTGTVGLAINVTGEEFYDQPAVAVMLGTFPDGAFDMLPPLTGRTGEDLMLRPNASLAVLHGDPDNPLTPTLVQSISQAAPALFSVGGVTSSQRENLQICDDVTQGGVSGVVFDASVEVVTNHTQGCTPIGPRHRITHSQNNIIAGLDGRDALDVFEEDIGEVLAKNLERVGGFIFAGLPIAGSDTGDYMVRNLIGIDTGQKMIAIGDYAEEGREIMFCRRDGNSATQDMRRMLDELRKQLAGRPIRGGLYFSCLGRGRYQFGENSEELRMIRDELGEFPLVGFFANGEIYNGRLYGFTGVLTLFI is encoded by the coding sequence ATGGACGCCTTTCCGCTCGCCTACACCACCGGCACCGATGCCCCCGAGCTCGCCCGGGCATTGCTGGCCGGCCTCGGCACGGTTCCGCCCGGGGCCAACCTCGGCTTTCTGTACGCCACCGACGCCCTGGCGCCGCAGCTCGGGCCGTTGACCCGCCTGCTGCGCGACGCCACCGGCATCGAACACTGGACCGGCACCGTCGGCCTGGCCATCAACGTGACCGGGGAGGAGTTTTACGACCAGCCCGCCGTCGCGGTCATGCTCGGTACCTTTCCCGACGGCGCCTTCGACATGCTGCCGCCACTCACGGGCCGTACCGGCGAAGACCTGATGCTGCGCCCCAACGCCAGCCTCGCCGTACTGCACGGCGATCCGGACAATCCGCTCACGCCGACACTGGTGCAGAGCATTTCACAGGCCGCCCCCGCCCTGTTCAGCGTCGGCGGCGTCACCTCCTCGCAACGCGAGAATCTGCAGATCTGCGATGACGTCACCCAGGGCGGCGTCTCCGGGGTGGTATTCGACGCCTCGGTCGAGGTGGTGACCAATCACACCCAGGGCTGTACGCCCATCGGGCCGCGCCACCGCATCACCCACAGCCAGAACAACATCATCGCGGGGCTGGACGGGCGGGATGCGCTGGACGTGTTCGAGGAGGACATCGGCGAGGTGCTGGCCAAGAATCTGGAGCGCGTGGGCGGGTTCATCTTCGCCGGCCTGCCGATTGCCGGCTCCGACACCGGCGACTACATGGTGCGCAATCTGATCGGCATCGACACCGGACAGAAGATGATCGCCATCGGCGACTACGCCGAGGAAGGCCGCGAGATCATGTTCTGCCGCCGCGACGGTAATTCCGCCACCCAGGACATGCGCCGCATGCTCGACGAACTGCGCAAGCAGCTAGCCGGCCGGCCCATCCGCGGCGGGCTGTACTTTTCCTGCCTAGGCCGCGGCCGTTACCAGTTCGGCGAGAACTCCGAGGAACTGCGCATGATCCGCGACGAACTCGGCGAGTTTCCGCTGGTCGGATTCTTCGCCAACGGGGAAATCTACAACGGGCGCCTGTACGGCTTTACCGGCGTACTCACACTCTTCATCTGA
- a CDS encoding phosphoribulokinase, with product MSKKHPIVVVTGSSGAGTSTVKRAFEHIFQREQINPVIIEGDSFHRYNRADMKEAMAKAEAAGNNSFSHFGPEANLFDKLEELFKSYGANGGGQKRYYLHSDEEAAGHNARLGTSLKPGEFTPWEDIAGGTDLMFYEGLHGMAQAEGADPGQHVDLAVGVVPIVNLEWIQKIFRDNKERGYSAEAIVDTILRRMPDYVKYITPQFGRTDINFQRVPTVDTSNPFIAREIPTPDESFVIIRFREPEKFAIDFPYLLSMIPDSFMSRRNTIVVPGGKMGMAMEIILKPIIHEMLASRG from the coding sequence ATGTCCAAGAAGCATCCTATCGTCGTCGTGACCGGTTCTTCCGGTGCCGGCACCTCGACCGTCAAGCGCGCCTTCGAACACATCTTCCAGCGCGAGCAGATCAATCCCGTGATCATCGAGGGCGACAGCTTCCACCGCTACAACCGCGCCGACATGAAAGAGGCCATGGCCAAGGCCGAGGCTGCCGGCAACAACTCCTTCAGCCACTTCGGCCCCGAGGCCAATCTGTTCGACAAGCTGGAAGAGCTGTTCAAGAGCTACGGCGCCAACGGTGGCGGCCAGAAGCGCTACTACCTGCACAGCGACGAAGAAGCTGCCGGACACAATGCCCGCCTCGGCACCAGCCTCAAGCCCGGCGAGTTCACCCCCTGGGAAGACATCGCCGGCGGCACCGATCTGATGTTCTACGAAGGCCTGCACGGCATGGCTCAGGCCGAGGGCGCTGATCCCGGTCAGCATGTCGACCTCGCCGTCGGCGTGGTGCCGATCGTCAACCTGGAGTGGATCCAGAAGATCTTCCGCGACAACAAGGAACGCGGTTACAGCGCCGAGGCCATCGTCGACACCATCCTGCGTCGCATGCCCGACTACGTGAAGTACATCACCCCGCAGTTCGGCCGCACGGACATCAACTTCCAGCGCGTGCCGACGGTGGACACCTCCAACCCTTTCATCGCGCGCGAGATCCCCACGCCCGACGAGAGCTTCGTGATCATCCGCTTCCGCGAACCGGAGAAATTCGCCATCGACTTCCCCTACCTGCTGTCGATGATCCCGGATTCCTTCATGTCCCGCCGCAACACCATCGTGGTGCCCGGCGGCAAGATGGGCATGGCGATGGAGATCATCCTCAAGCCCATCATTCACGAGATGCTCGCCAGCCGCGGCTGA
- a CDS encoding TatD family hydrolase, whose translation MQFQTVPMFIDSHCHLDDAAFDADRAAMLTRAHQAGVSDFVVPAVDAAGWQKLHDLAAADASLHPAYGLHPMFLEVHRPEHLPALAAWLREHRSVAVGECGLDYYVADLDPAVQVEYFTGQLRIARDLELPVIIHARRSVDDIIKYVRRFAPLTGVVHSFAGSEQQARKLIELGFCLSFGGPLTYDRARRLQKLVATLPIESLLLETDAPDQPDSAHRGMRNEPAWLPGIAARMAELRGMEIDALARQTAENTRRLFRLPH comes from the coding sequence ATGCAATTCCAGACCGTGCCCATGTTCATCGACTCCCACTGCCACCTGGACGACGCCGCATTCGACGCCGACCGCGCGGCGATGCTGACGCGCGCGCACCAGGCGGGCGTCAGCGACTTCGTGGTACCGGCCGTGGACGCGGCCGGCTGGCAAAAGCTGCACGATCTGGCCGCAGCGGATGCGAGCCTGCATCCGGCCTACGGCCTGCACCCCATGTTCCTCGAAGTCCATCGTCCCGAACATCTGCCCGCCCTGGCGGCCTGGCTGCGCGAGCACCGCTCGGTGGCGGTCGGCGAGTGCGGCCTCGACTACTACGTCGCAGACCTCGACCCCGCGGTTCAAGTCGAGTACTTTACCGGCCAGCTGCGCATCGCCCGCGACCTTGAGCTGCCGGTCATCATTCATGCCCGGCGCTCGGTGGACGACATCATCAAGTACGTGCGCCGGTTTGCCCCGCTCACCGGGGTGGTGCACAGCTTTGCGGGCAGCGAACAGCAGGCGCGCAAGCTGATCGAGCTGGGTTTTTGCCTGAGCTTCGGCGGACCGCTGACCTATGACCGGGCCCGCCGCCTGCAAAAGCTGGTGGCGACCCTGCCGATCGAGTCCCTGCTGCTGGAAACGGACGCCCCGGACCAGCCCGACAGCGCGCATCGCGGGATGCGCAACGAACCGGCCTGGCTGCCCGGGATCGCCGCCCGCATGGCGGAACTGCGCGGCATGGAAATCGATGCACTGGCCCGGCAGACCGCCGAAAACACCCGGCGCCTGTT
- a CDS encoding NADP(H)-dependent aldo-keto reductase, with amino-acid sequence MEHRKLGNTDLEVSLICLGTMTYGEQNTQSEAHAQLDYAVEHGINFIDTAEMYPVPPKAETQGRTEAYIGSWLKQRGRRDDLIIASKVAGPGNNIDYLRDGPHLDTRNIEQAVHDSLKRLNTDYLDLYQVHWPERPTNFFGKLGYQHSEENGTPIEETLTALTRMKDAGKIRHIGISNETPWGMMEYLRLAETQDLSRIVSIQNPYSLLNRTFEIGLAEMAHREQVGLLAYSPLAFGRLSGKYQGGQQPPKGRITLFSRFTRYNTPQGVAATDRYVALAGKHGLTPTQLALAFVNSRSFLTSNIIGATSLEQLKEDIDSARVTLSQEILDEIETIHTEFPNPCP; translated from the coding sequence ATGGAACATCGAAAACTCGGCAACACCGACCTCGAGGTCAGCCTCATCTGCCTCGGCACCATGACCTACGGCGAACAGAACACCCAGTCCGAGGCGCATGCGCAGCTGGACTACGCCGTGGAACACGGCATCAACTTCATCGACACGGCGGAGATGTATCCGGTACCGCCCAAGGCCGAAACCCAGGGCCGCACCGAGGCCTACATCGGCAGCTGGCTCAAGCAGCGCGGCCGCCGCGACGACCTGATCATCGCCAGCAAGGTCGCCGGCCCGGGCAACAACATCGACTATCTGCGCGACGGGCCGCACCTCGATACCCGCAACATCGAACAGGCGGTGCACGACAGCCTCAAACGCCTCAACACCGACTACCTCGACCTGTACCAGGTGCACTGGCCGGAGCGGCCCACCAATTTCTTCGGCAAGCTCGGCTACCAGCACAGCGAGGAGAACGGCACGCCCATTGAGGAAACCCTCACCGCTCTGACCCGCATGAAGGATGCCGGCAAGATCCGCCATATCGGGATTTCCAACGAAACGCCTTGGGGGATGATGGAATATCTGCGCCTGGCCGAGACGCAGGATCTGTCGCGCATCGTCAGCATCCAGAATCCCTACAGCCTGCTGAACCGGACCTTCGAGATCGGGCTGGCCGAGATGGCCCATCGTGAACAGGTCGGCCTGCTGGCCTATTCCCCGCTGGCCTTCGGACGGTTAAGCGGCAAGTACCAGGGCGGCCAGCAGCCACCCAAGGGACGTATCACGCTGTTCTCGCGCTTCACTCGCTACAACACGCCGCAGGGCGTCGCCGCCACCGACCGCTACGTGGCGCTGGCCGGGAAACACGGCCTCACGCCTACACAACTGGCGCTGGCCTTCGTCAACTCGCGCAGCTTCCTGACCAGCAACATCATCGGGGCCACGTCGCTGGAACAGCTCAAGGAAGACATCGACTCCGCCCGGGTCACGCTGTCGCAGGAGATCCTGGACGAGATCGAGACGATTCATACTGAATTCCCCAACCCCTGCCCGTGA